The DNA sequence TCTGGCCGCGCACGAGATAGCTCGTCCCCTCGACGGGATCGACGGCGATGTCGGCCTTGAAGGCGGCGCCGGGCCGCCCAAGCCGTTCGCCACGCTGCGGTTGGGGAGCCTCGCCGGGGGTCGCCTCGCCGATCGCCACGACGGCATCGATATCAACCTCGGCGAGTGCCTCACGCATGGCGTCGAGGGCGGCGCGGCCCGCATCCTGGCCGTCGCCGCGGCCGATCCAGCTGAAGGCGGCCGTCGCCGCCCGTTCAGTGACGCGGCGAAGCGAAAACACGAGTTCAGGGTTGACCGTTGACGTCGGCATAAAGGCTCCTAGGCAAAGGGACGGGCAAAGGCCGCCGGGCACGGACAGCAATATAGCCACAGCACTATAGCCTATGACCCAGCGGGCACCTAGGTTTCAAGGG is a window from the bacterium genome containing:
- a CDS encoding fructose-bisphosphatase class II — its product is MPTSTVNPELVFSLRRVTERAATAAFSWIGRGDGQDAGRAALDAMREALAEVDIDAVVAIGEATPGEAPQPQRGERLGRPGAAFKADIAVDPVEGTSYLVRGQ